AATCGGTTATATACCAAACAATATCCAAATCCTACGGTTTTTATAAAATTATATACATTCGGTTTATATGGTATATACCAAAACCAAACCATATTGTCTATTTCGGTTCGGTTCGGTCCGGTACGGTTCAGTTTTACCATATTGAACAGCCCTACTAGGGAACATTATATTAACCCAAAATATAAGAAACATGTATTCTTTCCTTAAATAAAAGCTACATAATTACATAATATGATTAACATATATATGACAATTAATGATTATGAATAATAAAGATTTGATAACAATTTTTGCATCATTCTTCATTTTTGTTTAATTTTATATTATTAAAAAAATTAAAAAATCACATTAACCATATAATTAAAAAATTAGATTTTTTCTTATATGTTATATTTTGAATTTTTTAAAATGACTTTAAATTACAAAAAAGAGGAAACCTTATGTGTTATATTTAAAAAAATTTAAAACGACTGTAAATTACAAAAATGAGAAAACTTTATATGCTATTTTTTTTATATGTTAGATTTTTTCTTATTCGTTATATTTTGAACTTTTTAAAACAACTTTAAATTACAAAAATTTAAGTTTTCCTTAAGCATACGAGTAAAAACATTAAAATGACATGTATCAATTCGATGGTTGATCTGAAACCTTTCAAAACCGTATGGAAGATAAAAGTCAAAATAATTCAACTGTGAAAAAAATACTATTTACAAAAATGTAAGTTTATGTGTCATAATTTGTTTAATATCCAATCCGATCAACTCATGATATATTAATTATAGTTTAGTTCCACAATTTTAAATAAAAATTGATCTGATCAATCATAAATAAATTATATAATAACAACAAAAAAACATTATATATGTGTAAATAAAATGATCAAATATATAAAAAAAATTATCGATAATATATATACAAATAAACTCACCCTGCACAAGGCGCATGTCTGATCATTAATAACAAGGTAGCCCCACTAGGTATTGAAAATTTCATGGGTTTACTTTTGATGCAAGTTGCGTGACCAGCGTGCACATTTGCATAGTATATAGTATATGGTCATTCTTAACACTTAAAATTGCCAGTTGCTAATTGTTTATACACATGGAAATGTCTTTTATTAGTTATTGTATAACTTAGTGGCACATACATCCATGGATATCATCGTATATCTTATTGATTCATCGTAACCAAAGCAGTAGAGTAATGGATTCTGAAATTTGGCAAAGTTGTCCCTTGTCTCATCCAACTCATCCTCAAAACTTTCCCATCGGTACTTTTGATTTAGATTTTTAGGCCAAACCAAACTAATAGAAAATCTAATTGACCGAAAATCAAACTAACCGAACCGTACAAACCTTACATACCGAACCCGCATGCCTACTTTTACATATTGAAATTCCATCGCTTAGTGCTACTTTTTAGTACAAAGTTTATTGCGGACCAAAACAAGTTGGTCTTTGTTTATTCACATGGATATATGCTTGTTAATTTAATTTAATTTTTGTTTGATCCAAACAGTTGTTCCACTTCTCAAGATGCCATCATAAGGAAGAGTAGAGTAAATAAATAGGATGATGAAAGAGAGCATAAACGTTTAGAGATACATATTGATAGATATCACAACCAAACCAGTAAAGAAAATGGCTGATGAAATTGACCAGAGATGCCTTCTTTCTCACGCATCATAACTTGTCCATGGACTGCAACTTTGTCATTCCGCTCGGGTGCAGTACGTGCGGCGGAAAATATACTATGAGGGAGCAAGATAATGTCCTGATCTACTGCACAACCTGCGGTGTGGAGTTCCACAACGGTTGTGATGAGCGTCCGAGAAGGATAACACATCCTTATCACCTCCAACACCCTCTCACTCTTTTCTATCGAGACCCTGAAACCGGAACCATATCCAACATCATCCCTGACGCCAACCCTTGCAAGCCCCACATAAATGATCAAGAACCCGACACATCTGATCAAGGGAAGTACAAGTTTTTCGATATTGTTCCGACCAAATCTGATATCATATTCGACAAATGCACTTGGTGTGGGAAAGATTTTGAAGGCGTTTGGTTCTATCGTTGCTTGATTTGTAGCTTTTGCTTGGATCTCCCTTGTGCAAAATCGCTTCCACCTCTTACTATCACAAACCCAAAAGGTCATCACCACTCGCTGATCTTCTTACCTAGGCCATTACTAGTTCAGTGTGATGCTTGTGGGTTGGTGAACGGGCCAGAACCAAGTTATGCTTGTTTCCAGTGCAGCTACATGGCTCATCAAAGTTGTATCGACTTACCACGAGTCATCAAGATCACGCGTCACCCACACCGTCTCAATTATATTCCATACCGTTCGCCTCTGAGTTCCTTATGCCGGGTTTGCTACAAAAAGGTTGACGTCAAGTATGGCCAATATTCTTGTGACCGCGAAGGTTGTGTATATGTAGCACATTCAAGATGTGCAACACATGACACTGTTTGGGATAAAAAAGAACTCGAATGGGAACCAGAAGAGTCCGGAGATGATGAAAAAGATATCGCACCTTTCAAGAACCTTGGTGATGGTTTCATAAAGCATTTTGGTCATGATCATCCTTTGAAGCTAAAGAAACACAATGGTGTTGTGGACACAGAAAAGCTATGTGAAGCGTGTGTATATCCTATTGTTGTCTCCGACCAGTTCTATGACTGCGAGGAATGCGATTACTCTCTCCACGAGGTATGTGCCAGTCTACGTACCTAAAAAGCTGGATCATGCATTGAACAACCAAACCCTTTTCTTAGACCCGTCTCCCCAAAACGAGTACTCATACATGACTTGTCACGTTTGTTCCCGAGTAACCACTGGTTTTAGGTACATACGCCATAACTATCCTACGCAAGGCGGTCCATACTCTTTCATAGATGTTCGATGCGTTTCGGTTCCAGAATATTTCACCCATAAAAGTCATGGTGACCATCTCGTTTTCATATCAACCATCAGTAGCAACAAAGATTGTAAACGTTGCAAGAACACATGTTCAGGGTCTCATGTGGAATGTCCGGAATGTGAATTCGCTTTGTGTTATGCATGTGCTACTATTCCACATGAATTACACTACAAGTACGACAAGCATCCACTCACCCTTTGCTACGGCGAAAAAGGCAGCGCTGGTAGTGATATATATTGGTGCGAGGTGTGTGAAAAACTATTAGATACAACGGAATGGTTCTACACATGCAACCAATGTTGCACCACTGTCCACCTTCAATGCGTATTCGGATCCTCTTTTCTTATGAAGCCTGGTTCCAAGTTCAGTCTCAATACACGTAGATCTGCTGAAGTTATCCGCAACAGTAGTAACAGTCGACAGCTTTGCTATAGATGTGGCAACCTTTGCACAGCCTCCATCTACTACGAAGGCTACGACCGTTTTTACAAGGGGTTGTTGTTTACCTACAAAAACCGCGATGTTTCAAGAGTTCCTATTTGCTCTTTGCACTGTCTAACTGTGAAAAAATGGTAATGTATACCTCCTCTGAGGTTGATGTTACGTTTCTTAGTTTTTCTCATTTTCCTGTCCATTTGTAAACTCTCCAATGAGTCTTGTTTTCCTCAGCATTGAACGAATCATCTGTGGAGATAATTTGGCCAAACAACGATTTGCTTACAAAGTTTCACAGTTTTGATTAGTGCTGGACAAAATATCTAGATACGAAGAACCGACCAAAATCCAATCCGAAAATCAGGGTTTCGAACCCGATCAGACCCAGGTAAATAACCGAATGGGTCCTAAATTGCTATATCCGAAGAGTCGGTATTGAACCTGACCCGAACCGAGAACCGAAAGAGTATCTAAAAGTTAAATATATATCTAAAAATATTAGTTATAATTATATTTATAACTATTTTGATAATTTAAATTAAAATCATAAATTAAATATATTAGTTATTTTAATACTTTTGTGTATTTTCAGATAAAATAAGATAGTTCTGACAGAAATACTCAAATAAAACCATATTTAGTGAGTATTTTTGGTTATTTCTTGATACATTTGGATAGTTTGGATACAAAATACTGAATCGGATAATATGGTTAATTTGGGTACAAATATCCGAACCCGTTTCAGATACTTTGATTATTTGGTTATTTTCATGTTCCTACACATCAGAGCCAAACCCACCCAAACCCGGAAGAATCCGACCAAAAATTTTGTATTACCTGGATGGGGGCTGGTTTCAAAATCCGGAAAACCCAATACCCAAAAGAACCGACCCGTACCCGGAAGCCTATGCCTAGTTTTAATTACTCTTTAGAGTTGACACAACAACAAAAAAATACACAAAACTTGTCTATGTATGATTTTAAAAGAAAAACAGAGAATAGATACATTAAATTGTTTTCAAACAGACAGTAAACAAGTATACAAACGACATAAAAGTTCGTCAAATGCTTTAACTTTTTGAGACTATGTACCTAGAGAGACTTTGTCTCTTTTAGTGATGCTATTATTGCTGGATATGCGCAACTAGGTCTTGATGAAGAGGCTCTACAAGTGTTCCAGAAGCTGAAGAGTGAGGGAATGAGTCTAAATTACGTTGTTAATGCTAGTGTTCCAACAGCATTACGCTAAATGTTCTTGTGGAGATTACTGGTGATATATCACAGAAGGCACGTAATATTAGATTCAACCAACATCTGTAGAAATGTGCAGGTGTTGAAGAAAAAAAAAGTAAGAATTAAAAAAGTTGATATGATTCTTTTACTTTGTCACAGCTACTACAATCACCCAAACATACAATAACAACCTCAAAAACTCATATTTTCTGCAGACTTATCAGTTGGTTTCTTCTGTCTTGTATTCTAGTCAATCTTCACCGAAGAGTAGATCTTCCTCACGAACCAGAAGCAAGCGTAGAAACCAATTGTGCCAGTCAGGACGAAGAAAGCGTAAGAGATGATGATCATGTACCCGAAGTAGAGCATTCCCGAGACAAGCTTTGTGATCTCCAGCTTCGTGAAGAAGTAAAAGATCGAGTAGAGGAAGAGGTAGAAAGCAGACGAGCCTGCTGTTAAGTAAGCTCTCCACCACCAGTTGTAATCCTCGCTACAAAGCTGGAAGTAGCATAACACCACCGTGATCTCAGCACAAGTGACGATCAAGATCAAGAACACTATGAAGAGGAAACCGAAGATGTAGTAGAACTGGTTCAGCCATATTGACGTCAGGATGAAGAAGAGCTCGATGAAGACCGCTCCAAACGGTAAGATGCCTCCGATCAGTATGGAGAAGACAGGTCTCATGTACCATGGCTGCTCCGGTACTTGCCTTGGGATCTTGTTTGTTTTCACCGGGTCTTCGATCGCAGGCTTCTTGTAACCGAGATAGCTACCGACGAAGACTAGCGGGACTGAGATGCCGAACCAGAGGCAGAAGAGAGCGAACATTGTACCAAAAGGTATAGCTCCAGACGACTGCTCACCCCAGATGAGGCCATTCAGAACAAAGAAGATCACAAAGAGGATACCAGGGAACATGAACGCAGTCTTTAAAGTCATTCTCTTCCACTTGTCTCCTTTAAACATTTTGTGAAGGCGAGACGAGGAGTAGCCAGCGATTATCCCCATGAAGACCCACAAGAGAACCATGGCGGTCATGAGCCCTCCTCTGTTGGAAGGAGATAAGAAACCAAGGAGTGCAAACATCATTGTGACAAGGGCCATTCCAAAGATCTGAACACCTGTGCCGACGTAAACACAGAGCAGTCCAGAGTTCACCGGTGGTCTGAAGACATCGCCGTGCACGAGCTTCCATCCAGTCTCTTCCTGAGCCTCGTCTTGAGTCTCGAGCTGGTTGTAGTTCGAAATGTCTTTGTATAGAGTTCTCATCATGATCATGGCTACCATTCCAGAGAGGAAGAGGACGATCATAAGCGAGTTTATGATGGAGAACCAGTGGATTTGATCGTCGTTCATGAGGAGGTATGTGTCCCACCGAGAAGCCCATTTGATCTCACTCTCCTGGAGATTCAAATTCACAAAAATGTTTAGGAACCCAAAGAGTAAATAAAAATTAGTCTTAAATATATAGTATTCTTTTACCTTAAATGAGACATCATATGTAAACACAAACTCTTTCCCTTGCTCAACTTCTTGAGGGGCAGTAGTGCTTTGGATTAAGTTCTTTGTGTCCTTGTTGCATGTTGCTAGCTGAGGATTGTTTTCGTCCCACTCCTTGTACTCATGCAAGATACTATCCAAAAGATAAAAGTCTCGTTATTCCCCAAATCCAACAAGACAGACATCAGGCAACCAAGTAGAAGTAACAAGCAGTAGGTAATACCTGTTAGGAGTAACCTCAAACCCAACAATTCTAGCGGAATCAGACTCTAGATCTCTGTGGTACATAACTCGAAAGCTCAAGTGATTATGGATAAAATATTTCTCCTCTTTGCTCTACAAAAGCCAAGCAACTAGTGGTTGGTATGACTATGAGAGAATGTAAAAAGAGACAGAGTTTAAGGAGATACCCCTTCATAACTCCCTTTGAATCCAACACGGAAACCGTGCTCATAAGTAGTTGACTGGCTTCCATCTCTCCTTTGTCTACGCACAGCTACTGGAAGATTATCAAGAATCCTACACAGTAAATTTGGTTATGTTAACAGATTAGTATAAAGCATTCTAGGAGACAAAGATACAAAGGACAAGAAGGCTATAATTAGCTATTTACATATTAGCACGGTATTCATCATCAATCTTCTCCTTAAAATTTTTGGTGGACTCAGCGTCAAGTTTAACACGGCAACCAACTTTGCAAGGCTGATCCTCCAGCATTTGAAACTGAGTCAAAATTCACATTATGAAGACGTGTTAACGTATGAAAAAAAGCAGTCAAACAACAAGTAGAGACAGAAGAATGATTATTTTACTTAACAGTATAAACGGAATTCTCAATGCGGTCGCCTCTGAGAACCTCCCCAAGATTCTCAGCATTGTTCAAGATCTTAGAAGGCTTACAGTAATTCAGGTAGTAGTAGTCATAAGGAAGTTGAGTCTTTGTAGAAGACAATTTGTTCACTTTGACGTAGAGAGGATCACCCTGTAACAAACAAAACAACAGATCAAGAGATGAAAAACAATTAGTAAATCTTTTATGCATTATCACATATTGAGATCAAATAAAGTCAATCAACTCCTTGAAAATGCAGATAATCAGATTCATGAATATAACAAAAGCCCTTTACTTCTCACATCATGACATCATCGACTCACTCACTAAGCTAAGCTAAGCTACCAACAGAGACGGTGGCTGAAAAAAAAAGGACACAACTTTCCAACAGATTAAGATCGAATCACACGCTAAAGTATAAAACCACTTAGACCCATGAACCCTAGATCGATCTTCTCACAGAAGACGCTAGATCGGAGAGAGAAACGAAAAAAGTTATTACCTTTTGAAAATCGCGAGGAGCGACTCCGGGGAGATAGAAGGCGCGAGATAAGGAGAAGGAGAGGAGAGAGAGGAAGAGAGTGGCGTAGAATCGATAGCTGCTTCCTTTCGTCTTCTTCGTCATTTGTTTGTTTTTCTCTTCTGCCTCAGAGCTTCTTCAGAAGTTCAGATGGAAGACAAGTGCGTTTTTTTTTTTAT
The DNA window shown above is from Brassica oleracea var. oleracea cultivar TO1000 chromosome C3, BOL, whole genome shotgun sequence and carries:
- the LOC106332872 gene encoding LOW QUALITY PROTEIN: uncharacterized protein LOC106332872 (The sequence of the model RefSeq protein was modified relative to this genomic sequence to represent the inferred CDS: deleted 1 base in 1 codon), producing MKLTRDAFFLTHHNLSMDCNFVIPLGCSTCGGKYTMREQDNVLIYCTTCGVEFHNGCDERPRRITHPYHLQHPLTLFYRDPETGTISNIIPDANPCKPHINDQEPDTSDQGKYKFFDIVPTKSDIIFDKCTWCGKDFEGVWFYRCLICSFCLDLPCAKSLPPLTITNPKGHHHSLIFLPRPLLVQCDACGLVNGPEPSYACFQCSYMAHQSCIDLPRVIKITRHPHRLNYIPYRSPLSSLCRVCYKKVDVKYGQYSCDREGCVYVAHSRCATHDTVWDKKELEWEPEESGDDEKDIAPFKNLGDGFIKHFGHDHPLKLKKHNGVVDTEKLCEACVYPIVVSDQFYDCEECDYSLHEVCASLVPKKLDHALNNQTLFLDPSPQNEYSYMTCHVCSRVTTGFRYIRHNYPTQGGPYSFIDVRCVSVPEYFTHKSHGDHLVFISTISSNKDCKRCKNTCSGSHVECPECEFALCYACATIPHELHYKYDKHPLTLCYGEKGSAGSDIYWCEVCEKLLDTTEWFYTCNQCCTTVHLQCVFGSSFLMKPGSKFSLNTRRSAEVIRNSSNSRQLCYRCGNLCTASIYYEGYDRFYKGLLFTYKNRDVSRVPICSLHCLTVKKW
- the LOC106335894 gene encoding transmembrane 9 superfamily member 7-like, which codes for MTKKTKGSSYRFYATLFLSLLSFSLSRAFYLPGVAPRDFQKGDPLYVKVNKLSSTKTQLPYDYYYLNYCKPSKILNNAENLGEVLRGDRIENSVYTFQMLEDQPCKVGCRVKLDAESTKNFKEKIDDEYRANMILDNLPVAVRRQRRDGSQSTTYEHGFRVGFKGSYEGSKEEKYFIHNHLSFRVMYHRDLESDSARIVGFEVTPNSILHEYKEWDENNPQLATCNKDTKNLIQSTTAPQEVEQGKEFVFTYDVSFKESEIKWASRWDTYLLMNDDQIHWFSIINSLMIVLFLSGMVAMIMMRTLYKDISNYNQLETQDEAQEETGWKLVHGDVFRPPVNSGLLCVYVGTGVQIFGMALVTMMFALLGFLSPSNRGGLMTAMVLLWVFMGIIAGYSSSRLHKMFKGDKWKRMTLKTAFMFPGILFVIFFVLNGLIWGEQSSGAIPFGTMFALFCLWFGISVPLVFVGSYLGYKKPAIEDPVKTNKIPRQVPEQPWYMRPVFSILIGGILPFGAVFIELFFILTSIWLNQFYYIFGFLFIVFLILIVTCAEITVVLCYFQLCSEDYNWWWRAYLTAGSSAFYLFLYSIFYFFTKLEITKLVSGMLYFGYMIIISYAFFVLTGTIGFYACFWFVRKIYSSVKID